In the genome of Paenibacillus sp. GP183, the window CGTACCGATTGCCGGAGGGCTTTTGCTGCTCGTCCGGAACTGGTTACTTGTTTAACGAAACCTCTCCTTTCCAACACCTGTTGTTGATGAAAGGGACTAAGGAGATTTGGTTATGTCAAAAATCCAACAAAACTATCCTTTTTCCATCATAGATGCGACGTTTACCGAGCTTCAACAAGCTATGGAAACGGGATTGCTTACTTCCAGGAAACTGGTGGAGACCTATTTCAAACGTATCGAGGCCAACGACCGTCGAGGTTCGAATGTTCAAGCCATGCTTGCTTTGAATCCGTTTGCCTTAGAACAAGCTGATGAGCTTGACGAGGAAAGAAAACGGCAAGGTCCCAGAGGACCCCTGCATGGCATCCCGATTGTCGTAAAAGACAATTATAATACCAATGACATGCCGACTACAGGGGGGACACAAGTACTTGCCGGTTTTGTTCCTGCTGCCGACTGCCGCATCGTGCAAAATCTTCGCAATGCTGGAGCTATTATTATAGGAAAGACGAATCTGCACGAACTGGCATTAATTGGATTGACAAACAGCACACTTGGCGGACAAACGAAAAATCCGTATGATCTAACAAAAACTCCAGGCGGTTCCAGTGGAGGGACGGGTGTTGCTGTTAGTGCAAACTTCGCCGCGGCCGGTACTGGAACAGATACAGTGAATTCCAATCGTTCCCCTGCATCGGCAAACAATGTGGTAGGTATTCGTCCGACAAAAGGATTGATGAATCTCGAAGGTATTCTACCCGTCTCTTTTACCCAGGATCAAGCAGGTCCGATTGCAAGAACCGTAGAAGATACGGCGTTAATGCTGGAGGCAATGATTGATCTTGATCGTGATTATTCATACAGCCCAGGCCTTAATCCTCATGGACTTCAGGGGAAGAGAATCGGCGTATTGCGCAGTTTCTTTGGCAACTCACCCATACATGAAGAAGTAAACCGCATAACGGAAGCAGCTTTGCGTCAAATGCAAGAATTAGGTGCACAGATGATCGATTTAACATTCGTTGATATCGTGACGGATCAATTGATCTTAGAGCTTGATGTGCAACTATTTGAGCTTAAGCATGAGTTAAATCGTTATTTGTCCGACTATCAAGCTCCTGTTCGGACGATTGAAGAGCTTCTTGAAAAGGGGAGTTATGATCCGGCTATCGAGCTGATTCTGAGAACGGCTGCAGCTATTGAAGATCCTCTTAACGATTCTGAATATCAGAACCGTTTGAGAAAGATTGACGAGTTAAAGACAATGGTATTGGAGATTTTGGATGAGCATCAATTAGACGCCTTCGTATATCCGCATCAGAAGAGATTGGTTGTAGATATAGGAGAAGCTGCTCAAGCAGATAGAAATGGTATTTTGGCTGCTTTAACTGGTTGTCCCGCAATCACGTTCCCGGGGGGCTTCTCCGGCGCTTCAAGTACGGCTCCTATGGGTATTCCGGTAGGTATCGAATTTTTAGGACGGCCGTATGATGAGGCAAAGATCATACAAATGGCCTTTGCATTTGAGGCGGCAGTAAATCATAGACGGATTCCTCCATTTATAGCTGACTCAAACATTTAAGATTTGAAGGGAGCACTCTTATGAAACCTAACGTGTTTATTGATAGACCCATTCCTGCCAAGGTAGAAGAGTACATTGCCGAACATTGCGAATATGCGATTTGGGATCAGAAAGAACAGATTCCTTATGATGTTCTTAAGGCAAAACTGGCGGAGGCTGACGGATTGCTGACCTCCGGGTCCGCCTTGAAAATCGACAGCAGATTGCTGGAGATGGCACCAAGGCTGAAAGCAGTTAGCTTGACCAGTGTAGGGTACAATAATTTTGACATTGCAGCGATGAAAGCTCGCGGCGTGATCGGTACAAACTCACCGAACGTATTGAATGAAACTGTCGCCGATTTGGTACTTGCCCTGATCTTGAGCACGGCTCGCCGTATCTCTGAGCTCGACCGGTA includes:
- a CDS encoding amidase family protein; amino-acid sequence: MSKIQQNYPFSIIDATFTELQQAMETGLLTSRKLVETYFKRIEANDRRGSNVQAMLALNPFALEQADELDEERKRQGPRGPLHGIPIVVKDNYNTNDMPTTGGTQVLAGFVPAADCRIVQNLRNAGAIIIGKTNLHELALIGLTNSTLGGQTKNPYDLTKTPGGSSGGTGVAVSANFAAAGTGTDTVNSNRSPASANNVVGIRPTKGLMNLEGILPVSFTQDQAGPIARTVEDTALMLEAMIDLDRDYSYSPGLNPHGLQGKRIGVLRSFFGNSPIHEEVNRITEAALRQMQELGAQMIDLTFVDIVTDQLILELDVQLFELKHELNRYLSDYQAPVRTIEELLEKGSYDPAIELILRTAAAIEDPLNDSEYQNRLRKIDELKTMVLEILDEHQLDAFVYPHQKRLVVDIGEAAQADRNGILAALTGCPAITFPGGFSGASSTAPMGIPVGIEFLGRPYDEAKIIQMAFAFEAAVNHRRIPPFIADSNI